In the genome of Xenopus tropicalis strain Nigerian chromosome 10, UCB_Xtro_10.0, whole genome shotgun sequence, the window TTTAGGGGAGTCAAGAATGGAAAGGGCAAAAATCATGCCCCCTTGGCCCAGGGCTCAGTATTGCTTCTCTGCATCCTCagcatttattttttgctatCTTCCCCTCCTGCCTCTATATCTTATAGTATCATTATTCCATGCTAAAAAGTCCTTCTGTACAGCATTgccacttaaagggaaactccacccaaacacaacttaagcttttttaaaaaaaaaaagaaaacataatttcaagcaactttgcaatatacatttgttaaaaaaagcctttttcatgtttttaatgtagtaatatggtttggaacagttacctaagcctggccctgtcttcttctgctgatctggctaactACGTTGAGAAGGAAAGGAACTACtcagcgcaatgcattgtgggttatgtagttcctgtatgctgtctgttagttgtggagaagttgttacaatttgtaacatcaatgtttaagtccctcttcccctgccaggatttgaaatgatgcataaagagaagaactgttctgCAGCTAGATTttggcatataaaaatggtattaaagttttttaaagaacagattacagtcaTAGGTATATTAGTGGGTTCTGTGTTATGTGTGCTCTTTAACaagtttttgttcagaagctggagttcccctttattgaTTGGGCCAAGACTGGGCAGTGCACGCAATGACTGAAAGAGATATCACAGGGCGAGCCACATATTATTTTTGACTGATGGGCATCTGCAAGCAGGTGCCCCTTTGCATCCATTACACCTGTGGGCCTAAGCCCACCAGTGTGCTACATAAGACtataatgttatagaatgtaggTTAAGTTTGATTCCAATGTCAGCATCACTATCTCTTGCAACCTTTCAGATGTGCAAAGTTGCTGCTTGACTATGGTGCGCTAGTCAACCTTGCCTGCCACTATACCCGTGCTACACCCTTACACGTGGCATCTGGACGTGGTCTTGAAGAACATGTTGCCTTGTACCTGAGCCTTGGTGCTGACCCTTCTGCCCGTAACCGCGAAGGGGAAACCCCTCTAAATGCGGCCTGTGCTGCTTGTGATAGCCCACAACACTTTGGGCGCTATTACAGGGTAGTGGATATGCTCTTGCAGTCTGGTGGTAATCCTGACACACCAGGGAAAAAAGGGCACAGTCCTTTGCACAATGCCAGTTCTAACTGCCACCTGAGATTGGCTAAGCTGTTGCTGGACCATGGAGCACCAATTAATGTGACAAACAGTGCTGGGTATTCTCCTCTGGACTGTGCTCTACAAGTGTGCGATGATTACCCAGATTGCCAGCCCCATCTGTTGGTTCAAACATTGCTCAATTATGGAGCTGTCCCTTGTGATCCCAAGGTGAGTGAACATTGCTACTGGCATATGTATTCATTGCAGTGTGCATGATGATTTCATATCGGCCATGGAATAAACTGGGCAAAGCTTACCCATGAAACTATTAAACAAATGCAGTTAATGACTGGAGGCAGAAGGGCTGCTTGATTTGATTCTAAGTTGCTACACAACCAGGGCAGCCATGTTTTACATGTGTACAGCAGGCATAGGATGAGGCCATACTTCTATAATCATGCCATCAATTTAGAGATGAATGTTGTGGACCAATCGTGAAAGTGCAGTTCTTTATGGAAGGCAATAGTTCAGCAAGAGATTGGCACATGGGTCCTCCAAGATCTAGAAAATTGGCCTATTCCTGTCCTATTCTCCtgatgatctggctgactacttagGTTTTTCTCAAACAGTAGTCAACTGTGCTCAGCCTGCCttctccaaaccccacaattccctgtgcacgtgatgtcaataagaaaaggaataccatattgcaatgcattgtgggttatgtagttcctgaatgctgtctgtaagctgtggagaagttgttacaatatgtaacatcagtgttttagtccctcctcccctgccaggatttcaaatgatgcagaaagagacaAACTgtattgcagctggatttcagcttatAAAGATGGTATTTatccatactttttgaaggaacagctTATAGTGATAGCCCacagtagatatatatatatatatatatatataacaagaacaaacggagcacaccctattgaaattcaaatgcccagggtgctagctaaaaaatataaagcaagaaaatgagctgcactcaccaggacttggcaaaaatataataagtttatttaagaaaagggatctcttttcttaaataaacttattatatttttgccaagtcctggtgagtgcagctcattttcttgctttatatatatatatatatatatatatgtagttgaCTCTCATGTTTTTCTGCCCCTAGATGTGGAGGTTCTGTGCAGCCTCACCAAAAACCTTTGAGACTCTTCTCAATGCTTATGACCGAATTCCCCCTGGGGATTCCTGGGTAGAAGCTGTGCCTCTGGAGACTTGGGAGGTAATGTACTATACCCAGAATTActaacaaaaaaagtaaattttgttCTTAAACTTGATTTTTACTTAAATTTCTCTACAGGAACATCGGCCCTTCTATGAGTCAGTTCAACAGGCATCAAACCAACCCAGACCCCTGTTGCACCTTGCAAGATGCGCTGTGAGACGACTGCACAATGGACAGTGCCAGGTGGCAGTCTCACATCTGGGCTTACCTTCTGTGCTCAATGCATATGTACTCCTGCAAGCTGAGGGTGTCATTCACTAGCAGAAAATAAGAAAGGGTCTATCTAATGGTCATGCATTTTTTTGCTTCAGACTGaaataacggggggggggggggggtgcaattatCTGAGGGCACTGGGGATGAATGGAGCTGTTCTTTTTCCCTTTATTCTGCTAATATTACTGAAAAGcttatacacacaaacacaaatcaTCAAATAAACTGTGGTATAAGACAGTGTATCAATAATACATTATACAGTCTCTCAATCAAAGTCTCTCTTTAAGTCTTGTACCTCCTGACGGTGGCCCTCTTCTGGCTCTGTCAACTTTTTCTTATACCCCCACTTCTGCCAATCTGCCCTTTCTTATCACTGCTTGCCACATTGTCCCTTCTCCCCACTATGTTTGTCACACCTCCTGTTGTTCTGCTCcagaggggttgttcacctttgaattaaatttcagtatgatgtagacagtgatagtctgagacaatatgcaattggtcttcattttttattaactatggtttttttggatatttagatttttgttcagcagctgcaCCGTTTGGAATATCAGaagtttctggttgctagggttgtgTTCActttagcaatcaggcagtggcttaaacatgagactggaatatgaataggagaggtactgaatataaagataagtaataaaaagtaacaataacaataaaattgtagtcttatagagcaatagttttttggcctcCGGGGACCACTGTAgcagtggaaggcaaataattagaaaactataacaaataaataatgaagaccatttgcaaagttgctattaatatgacattctataacatactaaaagttaatacaaAGGAGAACCACCCGTTTAAAATCATATTAAGAAAGGAAAACATGATCCTTGTTTTACAATGATAAGCCAGGCTTTTCACTGAGTGGAGATAAGGGTGGGCCTAAAGCTGCTACCAGGCACAACACAAACCCTTGCATAGAAGCAGAGATTCAGATTAAGCCCTGTTTATAGGCATGTGATTATATACTGATTTTATCAAGCTTATTAAATCTTGGCCTATAAATCAACACATGGGGATGTTTTATATGAATGGATTCTACAAGCTATTGTCTATTCAATAAATAAAACACCATTAATAATCATAATGACTATACATAAACCTGCACAGTCAGTATGagagggtttaaaaaaaaattgtgtgtgccTATGTGGATGCAGTACACACATGAAATCACTGTTGCAGTGTCCAGGGACCCACTGGAATAATAATCCATTCTCATTGTCAGTTACCCTTTAATTATTGATCTAATGATgtctttaaaatgtaattgcataCAAGCATAATGCCCCATGCACTGTAGAAAATATTCATATCTTAAGCTGGCCTTACAAGCACCAATATTGTTGTACAATAGAccattttgtacaatatttgttGCATGCATGGTGGATCAATGAGACAACCGATTTAGCAGAAGCTTCGGATAACAGTCATTTCGCCAATCAGGCGggacaaaatctgcatttagggctgaatcgtcaggtggaggtaggatacctattgtttctaccttcatatcagccctgaacgtcaatggagggaacaaaatcttggaaagatcgtaattggtacgtgtatggccacctttaaaagtCACCCATGAGGCTGCATGTTCACTGCCTTCACACAGGTCATGGAATTCAGATTTGACTTCTGCTTTCTCTTGGTACATTTACAGTAGGAAATATGTTATTTCTTATCATATACATTTAGATGGCTGATGCAGAGCACATGGTAACTGAAAAATAGAAagcttagggggttatgtaataaaaggcactaaatgtgcccagaagcagtaacccatagcaaccaatcaacaggtagcatttactgatcacctgtttaaaagaaaaaatgttattggctgctgttggttactgcttttgggcaaacttagtgctttttattgcatatggggttAGAGGTTACTTGGCATTTTAAAGTTCCAACATTTTACTGATGGCACTGTAGATGGTCTAGGACAGGTAATACATTGtgtatacacatacacatggTCCAGGAAATGGCTTCCTTGGTATCCTACATGCATCTGTGTGCCTTAATGGATGTGCCTTTACCTGGGTACTCCTTTCTAAATTAGAGCCAAATCCTTCTCTAAGAAATTAATCTTAAAATTATTTCAGACAATTAGTAGATTGCttttattagtccaagtgtactCGGTCAGAAAAAAGCTTGCTATTGATACGTTTCCCATGTTACTGTATAACCCCCCATAGACCACAAAGAGGGGCAGTGCAAAGGTCTTACTAGGTGTATATGGGAGCAAGGAACCAATGAGGAAAGCCACAAAAAGTGGGTGGGAAAAAAGCTATGATAGTTTTACAGTAAGGCACTTTTTGCTTCAGGGTTAATTGACTGATTATGGCTATggtaatataccgtatatatactgtaggtctgAGCAACTTTCCCGCATTAATCTGTTTTCAGTGGTTGTAATTGTTTCTGAATTCAGTGTGTGTCACTTCTCagtttctgactcttgaaacataGCGGATAGTTTCCTTTCAGGTCTCCTAATTAGCTGCCTTCTGCTGCTTTGTTTgtggagtcagaagcagcagtgcagacaaTATAAACAACCGGGCAGATTCTGCTTTCAACAACATTACAATTACAACAGTAActttaaaaatcattgaaattgTGCAATTAATGTTATcatggaatgttgcttagaattacactaTTTAGGCACCTGGTTCCCCATTAACAGAGCTATTTAAGTCCTTAGAACATTTTCAGGGGTTTCTTGTATGCTGGTAAATGGCTATCTGCACATATTTGGCTGCTTACAAAGAAAAGAGACCAGTTTATATAAaagccagagcctattttgaagcccagtccaggctTGCTAGACTCCatatcaccctagcaaccaggcagtggttcaaataaGAAACTgccatatgaataggagatggtctgaatagaaagataagtaacaaaaagtaacaataacaattacattttagtCTCAAAGGGCAATCAGTGCCCCCCTttaaaaagttggaaagagtcagaagtaaaaagcaaacaataacaaataaaaatgaagaccaattgaaaagtagctAAGAACtagccattccataacatattaatagttaacttaaaggtgaaccactcctttaacccGTGTTGGAGAAGGCTGGGATAAATTGCACTGTTACAATGACATCTGCTGTTATTCAtaaattttgcatgcgttaagatgcatattgcatgcgcaaaattatgcactatcgcaatgcgttatttacctcatATTtcattaattagcgaatagaaataatactaacgcatgttTCACAAACAcgtatgaagcattaaacgtgctaaatatcgcattagtctgtgcgaatattaacacctacttggggcaggcggtacttaaagaaaattgtggtccgtgagcttttggcaacacaacatggagtttgcagtgggattttttcaagtatgtgttggccctagagtgatgcagcctccagttttcagggaaatggtaattttcagtaaagtagttttccaaaagtaatggttatgtgcgtaatattgtgcgctaatacagcacgtggcgaaatatatcgcacacagcaggaaataatgcaagaaaaacgttCATCGtcagttaaataatgcaaagaacatcgcttcttaattatgacgcctgtccttttagtgaatcgagcgttaagtcgcaaaaaataagaagcaataaaattaacgtatgctataaatagcgctcgttttatctacctttagtgaatcggccccaaagagTGAAACAGGTCAAATTGCAGTACCACATGCAGGGGGATGAGATATTTAAGTGGTAGAGGGTAGAATTAAGAAACTATTTGCTATTGAGGACATAAATATCTCCACCAGGGCCCACGGCCCTATAGCTACGCCCATTCCTCCCAACTAAATCTATTTACACAACCTTTATTTATTAATGAgcaggagagagtgcagagactgcaactaaactggtaaaggggatggaagatttaagctatgaggttataTTGTCAGGGTTTTCTCtgggaaaagaggtgcttgcgaggggacatgattactctgtacaagtacatcagggggggattataggcagttggggggtgttcttttttcccataaaaatgatcaacgtaccagaggccccccctttagattagaggaacggagcttccatttgaagcagcgtagttggtttttcacggtgagagcagtgaggttggggaatgcccttcctagtgatgtggtaatggcagattctgttaatgcctttaagaggggcctggatgagtccttgaacaagcatagtatccaaggctattgtgatactaatatctacagttagtatcagtggttgtatatatagtttatgtatgtgagtgtacagataggtaagtataggttatgtatgctgggtttacttggaagggttgaacttgatggactctggtcttttttcaaccctatgtaactatgtaaccttgttTCCAAAAATTTTGGGACACTgtgttaaacattaaaaaaagagaatGGACCAATATGCCAATCATTTAATCccaatatttaattgcaaatggtGCTTTTTAAGACATGTTGGTGGCATCAGATTCAgaatgagcatatatttttcagaatc includes:
- the asb16 gene encoding ankyrin repeat and SOCS box protein 16; its protein translation is MSGETFPFTPGTLRALQRQREQLESEDRRRTLSIERLSRRALTSSPGVRPPVTRRQKYCRDAAIHNALYTGDMERLKGIFKENGSADILVETVSEELQWCPEMGLWSLIPKKSHTSPLRITAGRGYGECVRFLVSQGADPNSSAGGRGPLHDACEGHHAECTQLLLSRGAKPNLLSEDGQAPLHLCSTPETLECAKLLLDYGALVNLACHYTRATPLHVASGRGLEEHVALYLSLGADPSARNREGETPLNAACAACDSPQHFGRYYRVVDMLLQSGGNPDTPGKKGHSPLHNASSNCHLRLAKLLLDHGAPINVTNSAGYSPLDCALQVCDDYPDCQPHLLVQTLLNYGAVPCDPKMWRFCAASPKTFETLLNAYDRIPPGDSWVEAVPLETWEEHRPFYESVQQASNQPRPLLHLARCAVRRLHNGQCQVAVSHLGLPSVLNAYVLLQAEGVIH